The DNA window ggatgggtctcgcatgccccattcacgctcagcggtacgaacatatccgaatgcaccaacTACGTTTATCTGAGTCgagaattgaacatgatgaacgacctgacccccgagctgggtaGGAGGAGACGaacggcttggggagcgtataggagcatcgaggatgtagtgaagaagaccaggaacacccagctccgtgctcacctcttcaacaccaccgtacttcctgctttaaCCTGTGCTTCGggaacctgggcatttcgcaagcaggaagaaaacgcgatgagcgtcattgaacgcgcaattgagagagtgatgctaggagtatcccgtttcaggCAAGTGAGAGACGGGATTTGAAGATCTCTTctagcgatcgaagattagagacgtcgctgcgtttgccaaggaaagtaaaataaggtgggtcggacacgtg is part of the Necator americanus strain Aroian chromosome V, whole genome shotgun sequence genome and encodes:
- a CDS encoding hypothetical protein (NECATOR_CHRV.G19654.T1), producing the protein MRVKVDGRQLHHLRFADDIVLITPSISQAERMLTEFDETCGCIGLQLNLQKTMFMCNGWVSHAPFTLSGTNISECTNYVYLSRELNMMNDLTPELGRRRRTAWGAYRSIEDVVKKTRNTQLRAHLFNTTVLPALTCASGTWAFRKQEENAMSVIERAIERVMLGVSRFRQVRDGI